The following proteins are encoded in a genomic region of Ailuropoda melanoleuca isolate Jingjing chromosome 10, ASM200744v2, whole genome shotgun sequence:
- the RGS11 gene encoding regulator of G-protein signaling 11 isoform X4, with protein MERVVVSMQDPDQGVKMRGQRLLVTVIPHTVAGEARPPVRGWWRPCLGPPLPHARLCCAGSDVVEWLAHKYCVSKEEALHLGGLLVQHGYLYPLHDPPSLVLRSDDTPYRFQTPYFWTSTLWPAAELDYAIYLTKKNIRKQGTLVGHEKEHCDQLHRKMSHMWDLVVMQAREQLRAAKQRRKGDRLVIACQEQTYWLVNRPPPGVPSVLEQGPERSFCAAEGVQMTKNTEFYKQEMERCRKALTRARVKSSVCLEAYLKFTSQHGPHDPMVSGCLPSNPWVTDDDTYWTLNAPSVAVPTKLRVERWGFSFQELLEDPVGRAHFMDFLRTEFSAENLSFWEACEELRHGGQAQIHATVDAVYRQFLAPGAARWVNIDSRTMERTLQGLQQPHRYVLDDAQLHIYMLMKKAFQ; from the exons ATGGAGCGGGTGGTCGTGAGCATGCAGGACCCCGACCAGGGCGTGAAGATGCGGGGCCAACGCCTGCTCGTCACCGTGATACCGCACACCGTGGCTGGTGAGGCACGGCCGCCGGTGCGGGGCTGGTGGAGGCCCTGCCTcggcccgcccctcccccatgcccgtCTCTGCTGTGCAGGCAGCGACGTCGTGGAGTGGTTGGCCCACAAGTACTGCGTCTCCAAAGAGG AGGCGCTGCACCTGGGTGGTCTCCTAGTGCAGCACGGCTACCTATACCCTCTGCACGACCCCCCCAGCCTTGTGCTCCGGTCAGATGACACACCCTACAGATTTCAG ACGCCCTATTTCTGGACGAGCACGCTGTGGCCAGCTGCTGAGCTGGACTAtg CCATCTACCTGACTAAGAAGAACATCCGAAAGCAGGGGACCCTGGTCGGCCACGAGAAG GAGCACTGTGACCAGCTGCACAGGAAGATGAGCCACATGTGGGACCTGGTGGTGATGCAGGCCCGAGAGCAGCTGCG ggcagctAAGCAGCGCAGGAAGGGGGACAGGCTGGTCATTGCATGCCAAGAGCAGACATACTGGCTGGTGAACAGGCCCCCG ccaggtgtccccagcgTCCTGGAGCAGGGTCCAGAGCGTAGCTTCTGCGCTGCTGAGGGAGTGCAGATG ACCAAGAATACGGAGTTCTACAAGCAGGAG ATGGAACGCTGCAGGAAGGCCCTGACCAGGGCCCGGGTGAAGTCCTCCGTCTGCCTCGAGGC gTACCTGAAGTTCACCAGCCAGCATGGACCACACGACCCCATGGTGTCAGGGTGCCTGCCCAGCAACCCCTGGGTCACAGACGATGACACCTACTGGACCCTGAATGCACCCAG TGTGGCTGTGCCCACAAAGCTCCGTGTGGAGCGATGGGGTTTCAGCTTCCAGGAGCTCTTGGAAGACCCCGTGGGACGGGCCCATTTCATGGACTTCCTCAGGACCGAGTTCAGCG CTGAGAACCTCAGCTTCTGGGAGGCGTGTGAGGAACTGCGCCACGGAGGGCAGGCCCAGATCCATGCCACGGTGGACGCGGTGTACCG GCAGTTCCTGGCCCCTGGTGCTGCCCGCTGGGTCAACATCGACAGCCGGACGATGGAGCGGACCCTGCAGGGCCTGCAGCAGCCCCACCGCTACGTGCTGGACGACGCCCAGCTGCACATCTACATGCTGATGAAGAAG